One genomic window of Oncorhynchus kisutch isolate 150728-3 linkage group LG24, Okis_V2, whole genome shotgun sequence includes the following:
- the LOC109869397 gene encoding kinesin heavy chain-like isoform X1 yields MADVTSECNIKVLCRFRPLNQSEILRGDQFIPTFQGDDSVNVGGRSYVFDRVFPTNTTQEQVYNACAKQIVKDVLGGYNGTIFAYGQTASGKTHTMEGKLHDPNQMGIIPRIAEDIFNHIFGMDENLEFHIKVSYFEVYMDKIRDLLDVTKTNLAVHEDKNKIPYVKGCTERFVSSPDEVMDVIDEGKNNRHVAVTNMNEHSSRSHSIFLINIKQEHTETEQKLCGKLYLVDLAGSEKVSKTGAAGAVLDEAKNINKSLSALGNVISALAEGTKTHVPYRDSKMTRILQDSLGGNCRTTMFICCSPSSYNDAETKSTLMFGQRAKTIRNTASVNLELTADQWKRKYEKEKEKNKTMKETTQRLEAELNRWRNGENVPETERTTADVVRLESVEERSPVLILDNDTSSIVVRISEEERQKYEEEIRKLYKQLDDKDDEINLQCQLVEKLKEQMLDQDELLASSRGDGDKVQAELGRLQVESSCAKTEVKEVLQALEELAINYDQKSQEVEEKGLQNQLLADQLAQKMASLMELEAELSHMQEVSGQQRKRIADVLNGLMRDLSEFSTIVGNGEIKLPVEISGAIEEEFTVARLYISKIKSEVKSMVKRCRQLENLQLECHRKMEETGRELSSCQLLISQHEAKIRSLTEYMQSVELKKRMLEESHDSLSEELAKLQDQDNSLLEEKDGEKGETEEGNVKKVPRQQGEESHRGLHHMQMARLRDEINEKQRIIDDLTDHNQKLQIELAQVLADFDRLKSVDSSKSERLEELSFLHERHEQTKQDLKGLEETVARELQTLHNLRKLFVQDLTSRVKKSTEMEPDDSGGSCTQKQKISFLENNLDQLTKVHKQLVRDNADLRCELPKLEKRLRSTAERVKALETALRDAKEGAMIDRRRYQQEVDRIKDAMRTKNTLRRPHAAQIAKPVRPKQLPVCSPTNPFYTHVSEPANTYCNALFQSAITEQTTVPNSQLSSVQTNIRVSTGLGNRAVNPTDMLESYPLNIDRDNGNTVDINDNRSDGHCGSEVEDPGRLYIIQQETAAS; encoded by the exons ATGGCCGATGTAACCTCAGAATGTAATATCAAAGTTTTGTGTCGCTTTCGCCCCCTGAATCAATCGGAGATTCTGCGTGGGGATCAATTTATCCCTACATTTCAAGGAGATGACAGTGTCAACGTTGGG GGGCGGTCCTATGTGTTCGATCGGGTTTTTCCCACCAACACCACTCAGGAGCAGGTCTACAATGCCTGTGCTAAGCAAATTGTCAAGG ACGTGCTGGGTGGATACAACGGCACTATTTTTGCATATGGACAGACTGCCTCTGGGAAGACTCACACCATGGAG GGAAAACTGCATGACCCCAATCAGATGGGCATCATCCCCAGGATTGCAGAGGACATCTTCAACCATATCTTTGGCATGGATGAGAACCTGGAGTTCCACATCAAG GTTTCATATTTTGAAGTCTATATGGACAAAATTCGTGATCTCCTGGATG TGACCAAGACTAACCTGGCTGTTCATGAGGATAAGAACAAGATCCCATATGTAAAG GGTTGCACTGAGCGCTTTGTGTCCAGCCCTGATGAGGTCATGGATGTCATTGACGAGGGGAAAAACAACCGCCATGTTGCCGTGACCA ACATGAATGAGCACAGCTCTCGCAGTCACAGCATCTTCCTGATCAACATCAAGCAAGAGCATACGGAGACAGAGCAGAAGCTGTGTGGGAAACTCTATCTGGTGGACTTGGCTGGTAGTGAGAAG gtcagcAAAACCGGTGCTGCGGGCGCCGTCCTTGATGAGGCCAAAAACATCAATAAGTCTCTGTCCGCTCTGGGCAACGTGATATCTGCTCTGGCTGAAGGGACG AAAACTCACGTGCCGTACCGTGACAGCAAGATGACCCGTATTCTGCAGGACTCTCTGGGGGGAAACTGTAGGACCACCATGTTCATCTGCTGCTCCCCCTCCAGCTACAACGATGCCGAAACCAAATCCACCCTGATGTTCGGACAACG TGCTAAGACCATCAGGAACACGGCGTCCGTCAACCTGGAGCTGACGGCCGATCAGTGGAAGAGGAAGTacgagaaggagaaggagaagaacaaGACCATGAAGGAGACCACCCAGAGGCTGGAGGCTGAGCTCAACCGCTGGAGGAACG GGGAGAACGTTCCTGAGACGGAGAGGACCACTGCTGACGTGGTGCGTCTGGAGTCGGTGGAGGAGCGGAGCCCCGTGTTGATCCTGGACAACGACACCTCCTCCATCGTGGTGCGTATCTCCGAGGAGGAGCGTCAGAAATACGAGGAGGAGATCCGCAAGCTCTACAAGCAGTTGGATGACAAG GATGATGAGATCAATCTGCAGTGTCAGTTGGTTGAGAAACTGAAGGAGCAGATGCTGGATCAGGATGAG ctgCTGGCATCTTCTCGTGGGGATGGGGACAAGGTGCAGGCAGAGCTGGGTCGTCTACAGGTGGAGAGCAGCTGTGCCAAGACAGAGGTGAAGGAGGTGCTGCAGGCCCTGGAGGAGCTGGCCATCAACTATGACCAGAAGAGccaggaggtggaggagaagggcctGCAGAACCAGCTGCTGGCCGACCAGTTGGCCCAGAAGATG GCCAGTCTGATGGAGCTGGAGGCGGAGCTATCTCACATGCAGGAAGTGAGTGGTCAGCAGAGGAAGCGCATCGCTGATGTCCTCAACGGCCTGATGAGGGACCTAAGTGAGTTCAGCACTATCGTGGGCAACGGGGAGATCAAGCTG cCGGTGGAGATCAGCGGGGCGATCGAGGAGGAGTTCACGGTGGCCCGTCTCTACATCAGTAAGATCAAGTCGGAGGTCAAGTCCATGGTGAAGCGCTGTCGCCAGCTGGAGAACCTGCAGCTGGAGTGTCATCGCAAGATGGAGGAGACAGGCCGCGAGCTCTCCTCCTGCCAGCTCCTCATCTCACAG CATGAAGCCAAGATCCGGTCTTTGACGGAGTACATGCAGAGTGTAGAGCTAAAGAAGAGGATGCTGGAGGAGAGCCACGACTCCCTCAGCGAGGAGCTGGCCAAGCTGCAGGACCAAG ATAACTCTCTGCTtgaagagaaggatggagagaagggtgAGACCGAGGAGGGTAACGTCAAG AAGGTTCCTCGGCAGCAGGGGGAGGAGTCTCACCGTGGTCTGCACCACATGCAGATGGCCCGTCTCCGGGATGAGATCAATGAGAAGCAGAGGATCATCGATGACCTCACTGA tcataACCAGAAGCTGCAGATTGAGTTGGCTCAGGTGCTTGCCGACTTTGACCGTCTGAAGAGCGTGGACAGCAGCAAGAGCGAGCGGCTGGAGGAGCTGTC ATTTCTACATGAGCGCCATGAGCAGACCAAGCAGGATCTCAAAGGGCTGGAGGAGACTGTC GCCCGGGAGCTCCAGACCCTCCACAACCTGCGCAAGCTGTTCGTTCAAGACCTCACGTCGCGGGTTAAAAAa AGTACCGAAATGGAACCTGATGATAGTGGGGGGTCTTGCACCCAGAAACAGAAGATTTCCTTTCTTGAGAATAACCTGGACCAGCTTACAAAGGTTCACAAACAG CTGGTTCGTGACAATGCAGATCTGCGCTGTGAGCTTCCAAAGTTGGAGAAACGTCTTCGGTCTACTGCTGAGAGAGTTAAGGCCCTGGAGACGGCACTGAGGGACGCCAAGGAGGGCGCCATGATCGACAGGCGTCGCTACCAGCAGGAAGTGGACCGCATCAAAGACGCCATGAGAACCAAGAACACTCTGAGACGCCCCCATGCAGCACAGATCG CCAAACCAGTGCGCCCGAAGCAGCTGCCAGTGTGCTCTCCTACCAACCCGTTCTACACACATGTCAGTGAGCCGGCCAACACCTACTGTAATGCCCTGTTCCAGAGTGCCATCACAGAACAGACCACCGTACCTAACTCTCAGCTCAGCTCCGTCCAGACAAACAT CAGAGTGTCCACAGGACTGGGCAACAGAGCAGTCAACCCCACAGACATGCTCGAGTCTTACCCACTCAACATAGACAGGGATAACG GAAACACCGTAGACATCAATGACAACAG GAGTGATGGGCACTGTGGCAGTGAGGTGGAGGACCCAGGCAGACTATACATCATTCAGCAGGAGACTGCTGCAAGTTAA
- the LOC109869397 gene encoding kinesin heavy chain-like isoform X3, producing MADVTSECNIKVLCRFRPLNQSEILRGDQFIPTFQGDDSVNVGGRSYVFDRVFPTNTTQEQVYNACAKQIVKDVLGGYNGTIFAYGQTASGKTHTMEGKLHDPNQMGIIPRIAEDIFNHIFGMDENLEFHIKVSYFEVYMDKIRDLLDVTKTNLAVHEDKNKIPYVKGCTERFVSSPDEVMDVIDEGKNNRHVAVTNMNEHSSRSHSIFLINIKQEHTETEQKLCGKLYLVDLAGSEKVSKTGAAGAVLDEAKNINKSLSALGNVISALAEGTKTHVPYRDSKMTRILQDSLGGNCRTTMFICCSPSSYNDAETKSTLMFGQRAKTIRNTASVNLELTADQWKRKYEKEKEKNKTMKETTQRLEAELNRWRNGENVPETERTTADVVRLESVEERSPVLILDNDTSSIVVRISEEERQKYEEEIRKLYKQLDDKDDEINLQCQLVEKLKEQMLDQDELLASSRGDGDKVQAELGRLQVESSCAKTEVKEVLQALEELAINYDQKSQEVEEKGLQNQLLADQLAQKMASLMELEAELSHMQEVSGQQRKRIADVLNGLMRDLSEFSTIVGNGEIKLPVEISGAIEEEFTVARLYISKIKSEVKSMVKRCRQLENLQLECHRKMEETGRELSSCQLLISQHEAKIRSLTEYMQSVELKKRMLEESHDSLSEELAKLQDQDNSLLEEKDGEKGETEEGNVKVPRQQGEESHRGLHHMQMARLRDEINEKQRIIDDLTDHNQKLQIELAQVLADFDRLKSVDSSKSERLEELSFLHERHEQTKQDLKGLEETVARELQTLHNLRKLFVQDLTSRVKKSTEMEPDDSGGSCTQKQKISFLENNLDQLTKVHKQLVRDNADLRCELPKLEKRLRSTAERVKALETALRDAKEGAMIDRRRYQQEVDRIKDAMRTKNTLRRPHAAQIAKPVRPKQLPVCSPTNPFYTHVSEPANTYCNALFQSAITEQTTVPNSQLSSVQTNIRVSTGLGNRAVNPTDMLESYPLNIDRDNGNTVDINDNRSDGHCGSEVEDPGRLYIIQQETAAS from the exons ATGGCCGATGTAACCTCAGAATGTAATATCAAAGTTTTGTGTCGCTTTCGCCCCCTGAATCAATCGGAGATTCTGCGTGGGGATCAATTTATCCCTACATTTCAAGGAGATGACAGTGTCAACGTTGGG GGGCGGTCCTATGTGTTCGATCGGGTTTTTCCCACCAACACCACTCAGGAGCAGGTCTACAATGCCTGTGCTAAGCAAATTGTCAAGG ACGTGCTGGGTGGATACAACGGCACTATTTTTGCATATGGACAGACTGCCTCTGGGAAGACTCACACCATGGAG GGAAAACTGCATGACCCCAATCAGATGGGCATCATCCCCAGGATTGCAGAGGACATCTTCAACCATATCTTTGGCATGGATGAGAACCTGGAGTTCCACATCAAG GTTTCATATTTTGAAGTCTATATGGACAAAATTCGTGATCTCCTGGATG TGACCAAGACTAACCTGGCTGTTCATGAGGATAAGAACAAGATCCCATATGTAAAG GGTTGCACTGAGCGCTTTGTGTCCAGCCCTGATGAGGTCATGGATGTCATTGACGAGGGGAAAAACAACCGCCATGTTGCCGTGACCA ACATGAATGAGCACAGCTCTCGCAGTCACAGCATCTTCCTGATCAACATCAAGCAAGAGCATACGGAGACAGAGCAGAAGCTGTGTGGGAAACTCTATCTGGTGGACTTGGCTGGTAGTGAGAAG gtcagcAAAACCGGTGCTGCGGGCGCCGTCCTTGATGAGGCCAAAAACATCAATAAGTCTCTGTCCGCTCTGGGCAACGTGATATCTGCTCTGGCTGAAGGGACG AAAACTCACGTGCCGTACCGTGACAGCAAGATGACCCGTATTCTGCAGGACTCTCTGGGGGGAAACTGTAGGACCACCATGTTCATCTGCTGCTCCCCCTCCAGCTACAACGATGCCGAAACCAAATCCACCCTGATGTTCGGACAACG TGCTAAGACCATCAGGAACACGGCGTCCGTCAACCTGGAGCTGACGGCCGATCAGTGGAAGAGGAAGTacgagaaggagaaggagaagaacaaGACCATGAAGGAGACCACCCAGAGGCTGGAGGCTGAGCTCAACCGCTGGAGGAACG GGGAGAACGTTCCTGAGACGGAGAGGACCACTGCTGACGTGGTGCGTCTGGAGTCGGTGGAGGAGCGGAGCCCCGTGTTGATCCTGGACAACGACACCTCCTCCATCGTGGTGCGTATCTCCGAGGAGGAGCGTCAGAAATACGAGGAGGAGATCCGCAAGCTCTACAAGCAGTTGGATGACAAG GATGATGAGATCAATCTGCAGTGTCAGTTGGTTGAGAAACTGAAGGAGCAGATGCTGGATCAGGATGAG ctgCTGGCATCTTCTCGTGGGGATGGGGACAAGGTGCAGGCAGAGCTGGGTCGTCTACAGGTGGAGAGCAGCTGTGCCAAGACAGAGGTGAAGGAGGTGCTGCAGGCCCTGGAGGAGCTGGCCATCAACTATGACCAGAAGAGccaggaggtggaggagaagggcctGCAGAACCAGCTGCTGGCCGACCAGTTGGCCCAGAAGATG GCCAGTCTGATGGAGCTGGAGGCGGAGCTATCTCACATGCAGGAAGTGAGTGGTCAGCAGAGGAAGCGCATCGCTGATGTCCTCAACGGCCTGATGAGGGACCTAAGTGAGTTCAGCACTATCGTGGGCAACGGGGAGATCAAGCTG cCGGTGGAGATCAGCGGGGCGATCGAGGAGGAGTTCACGGTGGCCCGTCTCTACATCAGTAAGATCAAGTCGGAGGTCAAGTCCATGGTGAAGCGCTGTCGCCAGCTGGAGAACCTGCAGCTGGAGTGTCATCGCAAGATGGAGGAGACAGGCCGCGAGCTCTCCTCCTGCCAGCTCCTCATCTCACAG CATGAAGCCAAGATCCGGTCTTTGACGGAGTACATGCAGAGTGTAGAGCTAAAGAAGAGGATGCTGGAGGAGAGCCACGACTCCCTCAGCGAGGAGCTGGCCAAGCTGCAGGACCAAG ATAACTCTCTGCTtgaagagaaggatggagagaagggtgAGACCGAGGAGGGTAACGTCAAG GTTCCTCGGCAGCAGGGGGAGGAGTCTCACCGTGGTCTGCACCACATGCAGATGGCCCGTCTCCGGGATGAGATCAATGAGAAGCAGAGGATCATCGATGACCTCACTGA tcataACCAGAAGCTGCAGATTGAGTTGGCTCAGGTGCTTGCCGACTTTGACCGTCTGAAGAGCGTGGACAGCAGCAAGAGCGAGCGGCTGGAGGAGCTGTC ATTTCTACATGAGCGCCATGAGCAGACCAAGCAGGATCTCAAAGGGCTGGAGGAGACTGTC GCCCGGGAGCTCCAGACCCTCCACAACCTGCGCAAGCTGTTCGTTCAAGACCTCACGTCGCGGGTTAAAAAa AGTACCGAAATGGAACCTGATGATAGTGGGGGGTCTTGCACCCAGAAACAGAAGATTTCCTTTCTTGAGAATAACCTGGACCAGCTTACAAAGGTTCACAAACAG CTGGTTCGTGACAATGCAGATCTGCGCTGTGAGCTTCCAAAGTTGGAGAAACGTCTTCGGTCTACTGCTGAGAGAGTTAAGGCCCTGGAGACGGCACTGAGGGACGCCAAGGAGGGCGCCATGATCGACAGGCGTCGCTACCAGCAGGAAGTGGACCGCATCAAAGACGCCATGAGAACCAAGAACACTCTGAGACGCCCCCATGCAGCACAGATCG CCAAACCAGTGCGCCCGAAGCAGCTGCCAGTGTGCTCTCCTACCAACCCGTTCTACACACATGTCAGTGAGCCGGCCAACACCTACTGTAATGCCCTGTTCCAGAGTGCCATCACAGAACAGACCACCGTACCTAACTCTCAGCTCAGCTCCGTCCAGACAAACAT CAGAGTGTCCACAGGACTGGGCAACAGAGCAGTCAACCCCACAGACATGCTCGAGTCTTACCCACTCAACATAGACAGGGATAACG GAAACACCGTAGACATCAATGACAACAG GAGTGATGGGCACTGTGGCAGTGAGGTGGAGGACCCAGGCAGACTATACATCATTCAGCAGGAGACTGCTGCAAGTTAA
- the LOC109869397 gene encoding kinesin heavy chain-like isoform X2: protein MADVTSECNIKVLCRFRPLNQSEILRGDQFIPTFQGDDSVNVGGRSYVFDRVFPTNTTQEQVYNACAKQIVKDVLGGYNGTIFAYGQTASGKTHTMEGKLHDPNQMGIIPRIAEDIFNHIFGMDENLEFHIKVSYFEVYMDKIRDLLDVTKTNLAVHEDKNKIPYVKGCTERFVSSPDEVMDVIDEGKNNRHVAVTNMNEHSSRSHSIFLINIKQEHTETEQKLCGKLYLVDLAGSEKVSKTGAAGAVLDEAKNINKSLSALGNVISALAEGTKTHVPYRDSKMTRILQDSLGGNCRTTMFICCSPSSYNDAETKSTLMFGQRAKTIRNTASVNLELTADQWKRKYEKEKEKNKTMKETTQRLEAELNRWRNGENVPETERTTADVVRLESVEERSPVLILDNDTSSIVVRISEEERQKYEEEIRKLYKQLDDKDDEINLQCQLVEKLKEQMLDQDELLASSRGDGDKVQAELGRLQVESSCAKTEVKEVLQALEELAINYDQKSQEVEEKGLQNQLLADQLAQKMASLMELEAELSHMQEVSGQQRKRIADVLNGLMRDLSEFSTIVGNGEIKLPVEISGAIEEEFTVARLYISKIKSEVKSMVKRCRQLENLQLECHRKMEETGRELSSCQLLISQHEAKIRSLTEYMQSVELKKRMLEESHDSLSEELAKLQDQDNSLLEEKDGEKGETEEGNVKKVPRQQGEESHRGLHHMQMARLRDEINEKQRIIDDLTDHNQKLQIELAQVLADFDRLKSVDSSKSERLEELSFLHERHEQTKQDLKGLEETVARELQTLHNLRKLFVQDLTSRVKKSTEMEPDDSGGSCTQKQKISFLENNLDQLTKVHKQLVRDNADLRCELPKLEKRLRSTAERVKALETALRDAKEGAMIDRRRYQQEVDRIKDAMRTKNTLRRPHAAQIAKPVRPKQLPVCSPTNPFYTHVSEPANTYCNALFQSAITEQTTVPNSQLSSVQTNIVSTGLGNRAVNPTDMLESYPLNIDRDNGNTVDINDNRSDGHCGSEVEDPGRLYIIQQETAAS, encoded by the exons ATGGCCGATGTAACCTCAGAATGTAATATCAAAGTTTTGTGTCGCTTTCGCCCCCTGAATCAATCGGAGATTCTGCGTGGGGATCAATTTATCCCTACATTTCAAGGAGATGACAGTGTCAACGTTGGG GGGCGGTCCTATGTGTTCGATCGGGTTTTTCCCACCAACACCACTCAGGAGCAGGTCTACAATGCCTGTGCTAAGCAAATTGTCAAGG ACGTGCTGGGTGGATACAACGGCACTATTTTTGCATATGGACAGACTGCCTCTGGGAAGACTCACACCATGGAG GGAAAACTGCATGACCCCAATCAGATGGGCATCATCCCCAGGATTGCAGAGGACATCTTCAACCATATCTTTGGCATGGATGAGAACCTGGAGTTCCACATCAAG GTTTCATATTTTGAAGTCTATATGGACAAAATTCGTGATCTCCTGGATG TGACCAAGACTAACCTGGCTGTTCATGAGGATAAGAACAAGATCCCATATGTAAAG GGTTGCACTGAGCGCTTTGTGTCCAGCCCTGATGAGGTCATGGATGTCATTGACGAGGGGAAAAACAACCGCCATGTTGCCGTGACCA ACATGAATGAGCACAGCTCTCGCAGTCACAGCATCTTCCTGATCAACATCAAGCAAGAGCATACGGAGACAGAGCAGAAGCTGTGTGGGAAACTCTATCTGGTGGACTTGGCTGGTAGTGAGAAG gtcagcAAAACCGGTGCTGCGGGCGCCGTCCTTGATGAGGCCAAAAACATCAATAAGTCTCTGTCCGCTCTGGGCAACGTGATATCTGCTCTGGCTGAAGGGACG AAAACTCACGTGCCGTACCGTGACAGCAAGATGACCCGTATTCTGCAGGACTCTCTGGGGGGAAACTGTAGGACCACCATGTTCATCTGCTGCTCCCCCTCCAGCTACAACGATGCCGAAACCAAATCCACCCTGATGTTCGGACAACG TGCTAAGACCATCAGGAACACGGCGTCCGTCAACCTGGAGCTGACGGCCGATCAGTGGAAGAGGAAGTacgagaaggagaaggagaagaacaaGACCATGAAGGAGACCACCCAGAGGCTGGAGGCTGAGCTCAACCGCTGGAGGAACG GGGAGAACGTTCCTGAGACGGAGAGGACCACTGCTGACGTGGTGCGTCTGGAGTCGGTGGAGGAGCGGAGCCCCGTGTTGATCCTGGACAACGACACCTCCTCCATCGTGGTGCGTATCTCCGAGGAGGAGCGTCAGAAATACGAGGAGGAGATCCGCAAGCTCTACAAGCAGTTGGATGACAAG GATGATGAGATCAATCTGCAGTGTCAGTTGGTTGAGAAACTGAAGGAGCAGATGCTGGATCAGGATGAG ctgCTGGCATCTTCTCGTGGGGATGGGGACAAGGTGCAGGCAGAGCTGGGTCGTCTACAGGTGGAGAGCAGCTGTGCCAAGACAGAGGTGAAGGAGGTGCTGCAGGCCCTGGAGGAGCTGGCCATCAACTATGACCAGAAGAGccaggaggtggaggagaagggcctGCAGAACCAGCTGCTGGCCGACCAGTTGGCCCAGAAGATG GCCAGTCTGATGGAGCTGGAGGCGGAGCTATCTCACATGCAGGAAGTGAGTGGTCAGCAGAGGAAGCGCATCGCTGATGTCCTCAACGGCCTGATGAGGGACCTAAGTGAGTTCAGCACTATCGTGGGCAACGGGGAGATCAAGCTG cCGGTGGAGATCAGCGGGGCGATCGAGGAGGAGTTCACGGTGGCCCGTCTCTACATCAGTAAGATCAAGTCGGAGGTCAAGTCCATGGTGAAGCGCTGTCGCCAGCTGGAGAACCTGCAGCTGGAGTGTCATCGCAAGATGGAGGAGACAGGCCGCGAGCTCTCCTCCTGCCAGCTCCTCATCTCACAG CATGAAGCCAAGATCCGGTCTTTGACGGAGTACATGCAGAGTGTAGAGCTAAAGAAGAGGATGCTGGAGGAGAGCCACGACTCCCTCAGCGAGGAGCTGGCCAAGCTGCAGGACCAAG ATAACTCTCTGCTtgaagagaaggatggagagaagggtgAGACCGAGGAGGGTAACGTCAAG AAGGTTCCTCGGCAGCAGGGGGAGGAGTCTCACCGTGGTCTGCACCACATGCAGATGGCCCGTCTCCGGGATGAGATCAATGAGAAGCAGAGGATCATCGATGACCTCACTGA tcataACCAGAAGCTGCAGATTGAGTTGGCTCAGGTGCTTGCCGACTTTGACCGTCTGAAGAGCGTGGACAGCAGCAAGAGCGAGCGGCTGGAGGAGCTGTC ATTTCTACATGAGCGCCATGAGCAGACCAAGCAGGATCTCAAAGGGCTGGAGGAGACTGTC GCCCGGGAGCTCCAGACCCTCCACAACCTGCGCAAGCTGTTCGTTCAAGACCTCACGTCGCGGGTTAAAAAa AGTACCGAAATGGAACCTGATGATAGTGGGGGGTCTTGCACCCAGAAACAGAAGATTTCCTTTCTTGAGAATAACCTGGACCAGCTTACAAAGGTTCACAAACAG CTGGTTCGTGACAATGCAGATCTGCGCTGTGAGCTTCCAAAGTTGGAGAAACGTCTTCGGTCTACTGCTGAGAGAGTTAAGGCCCTGGAGACGGCACTGAGGGACGCCAAGGAGGGCGCCATGATCGACAGGCGTCGCTACCAGCAGGAAGTGGACCGCATCAAAGACGCCATGAGAACCAAGAACACTCTGAGACGCCCCCATGCAGCACAGATCG CCAAACCAGTGCGCCCGAAGCAGCTGCCAGTGTGCTCTCCTACCAACCCGTTCTACACACATGTCAGTGAGCCGGCCAACACCTACTGTAATGCCCTGTTCCAGAGTGCCATCACAGAACAGACCACCGTACCTAACTCTCAGCTCAGCTCCGTCCAGACAAACAT AGTGTCCACAGGACTGGGCAACAGAGCAGTCAACCCCACAGACATGCTCGAGTCTTACCCACTCAACATAGACAGGGATAACG GAAACACCGTAGACATCAATGACAACAG GAGTGATGGGCACTGTGGCAGTGAGGTGGAGGACCCAGGCAGACTATACATCATTCAGCAGGAGACTGCTGCAAGTTAA